Genomic window (Alkalispirochaeta americana):
GTCTTGACGGCGTCCAGCACGTCCCGGCCCGCCAGATCGATAGCGGCGGCCCGCTGGAAGTCCAGAGGGATATTTGCCTTGTTGGCGGCCACCAGGGCCTGGCTCACACGCCGCACGTTTCCCTGTGCAAGGTGGTGGGTCTCAAGCAATTCCGGGTCCAGGGGTATGCCTGCTTTTACCAGGATGATTCTGCTATCAACGATTGTTGCAGGATCGACTTTTCTGAGCCACATGCCGACAATCCTGGCCAAAGGAACCGATGCTCCCGAAAGAAGGGCTCGAAACCAGAGGCCGAAGAACTTGATAAAAACAGCCAGTACCGCCAGTGTCGCAAAGAGAATAAGCAACGCAAGCAAAATAAACTCAATTGACATCATGTTTTCCTCTCCTGTTATCCTTTCCTGCGAACAACGACTCTGTTTCCGTCTACGCGAATAACCTCGACGATGCTTCCTCGTTCCACGAACTCTCCCTGACTTTCGGCGGTGATGATCTCGCCCTCTTCCAGAAGAACCGACCCCACAGGGCGAAGATCAGTCCTGACGGTTCCTTCCTTGTGCAGGAGATGATCATGAACCTCCCGGGGTTGCACGCTGTAGCCTTCGGAGGCGTTCTGGGTGGTGGCCAGGGCGAGGCGCGAGAAAAAGCTTCGGCGGGGCAGAAAGAAAGCGAGCCCCACCATGATAGCCAGAGCAGCACCGAGACTCCCCAGAACCACCAGAATGTTTCCCGTGGCCACGTCCCATTGCCAGGCCTCCTCGGGAAGGATGAACTCTTGCAACCCGAAAATAAGCGACAGGGTAATCGATGCAAGCCCGGTAACGCCGGCCACACCAAAGCCGGGCAGAATGAAGATCTCTACAACCAGCAGCAAGAGGCCCGTCACAAAGAGTATGATCTCCACGGATCCCACCCGTCCCAGAAGCATGTTTGCGGCAAAGAAGGTGGCAAAGGCTGCCACCGCCACCGTTCCCGGAAGCCCGAAGCCCGGGTTGGTTATTTCCAGAAAGAGAGCGATCAGCCCCGTCAGGATGAGCAGTGTGGTAAACCCGCCTCCTGTCAGAAGGGCAACGATTCTGTCGGGAGTGTCGGGGCGCACCAGGCGAAAGGAGCTATTCTCCAGATCAAGAAGGTCTGCGAGTTCCTGCACCGACTGCGGGCTTCCTGCGGAGACACCCAGGGATTCCATCTCTCCGGCTGTCAAGGTAAGGAGTGACCCCGGGCCGATGATCTTCTTTTCCACGCGCAGTTCGATCTCCCCGCTGGCAGTGCGCTGTTCCAGCAGCCGCAACCCTTCGGCATCGACGATCCGGGGCGATCCGTCGACCTCCACCAGGTGG
Coding sequences:
- a CDS encoding NfeD family protein; its protein translation is MKPIHLRPRQNLSLLALCFAFFAAAPASSGADEIVILELHGPIDRFQAVYVQRALAQAQRDQARLVVLEIDTFGGRVDSALRIANALGNSPVPTAAWVANTSTGTGVSWSAGALIAFATRQIFMAPGTSIGAAAPVVQAPGGAAAPADEKTLSAIRAQMAALAERNGHSMVIARAMVDASLEAHLVEVDGSPRIVDAEGLRLLEQRTASGEIELRVEKKIIGPGSLLTLTAGEMESLGVSAGSPQSVQELADLLDLENSSFRLVRPDTPDRIVALLTGGGFTTLLILTGLIALFLEITNPGFGLPGTVAVAAFATFFAANMLLGRVGSVEIILFVTGLLLLVVEIFILPGFGVAGVTGLASITLSLIFGLQEFILPEEAWQWDVATGNILVVLGSLGAALAIMVGLAFFLPRRSFFSRLALATTQNASEGYSVQPREVHDHLLHKEGTVRTDLRPVGSVLLEEGEIITAESQGEFVERGSIVEVIRVDGNRVVVRRKG